In Labilibaculum sp. DW002, the genomic window ACAATTAATTATGGAACTGATTTACCTTTGGCTCAAGGCATAAAATTTGATCTTTAGATACAACACACCAAACACTTACTTTTTATTAGGAAAATACCTCGGCACTTGTCGGGGTATTTTTTTGCACATAAAATTGCTTTCAATAAGATCTCAGAATATCCTACACATAATTTTAAAACAATCGATAAATTGTTAATTTTGATCAATCACTATACCATGCAACCGAATTTACCATGCTGAAAAAAATCCTAAGCTCTTTTTTAATCGTATTTCTTCTGGCAATCATTGTTTTAGGCTACTTGTACCTTCAAAAGCAGAAGGTTTACAAAGGTGTTGATCCTTTCTCAGCAATTCCGGTAAACTCAGAAATGATTATTCAATTTGAAAGTTTAGAACAATTAATTTCAAAATTGGAGAACAATACAGGGGTTTGGCAAGAGCTAAGCAAATTTGATGATATTGCTAATATTAACAAGAACCTTCAATTTCTTGATAGTCTGGTAAGCAATTTTAGCTCTGAAGGAGCTTTTTCATTAGATCGATCCTTTACCATGGCAAGTCATCTGCAAGGTAAAAATGAAATCGAATACCTCTACATCCTTCCCATAACGGACTATTTAGAAGAGAAAAAACTTCAGAATTCGATTATCAATTGGGTTGGACTAGAATCACCCGTTAAAGAACGATCTTATCACAACACAACCTTGTTCAGTATTCCTTTAAAAGATCCTAAAGCAAAAGGAATACACTTTGCATTTTCGAAAGGCTTATTTGTTGCCAGTAGATCCATGTTATTGGTAGAAAATTCGCTTCGCCAATTAAGTACCGAGAACTCAATTTCCAAGTCGAAAGGTTTTGAACAAATTAGAAGAACAGTTGGCAAAAATGTTGATGCAAACCTCTTTTTTAACCTAAAAACCTATCCTAAGCAAGTTTCTTTATCCTTAGATAAACAATACAGTAAGTTCATTCGCAATTATACGAATCTGGCAAACTGGACCGAACTAGATCTCAGTTTCAGAAATCGTATCATTCTGCTTAACGGATTTACCTATAGTGATCCTCAGCAAGGCAACCTGATGAATCTTTTTCTTCAACAAGAGCCAGTTAAAATGGAAATGGAATCCATCATTCCATCGAGTACCAGCATTTTAAGTATTTTGGGAATAGATGATGCTCCTTTGCACAAAGGAAAGTATCGTAAGTTTCTCGATCAGATGGGGAAATTGTCTGAATATCAAAAAAACATTAACGAGATTAAAAAGAAAACTGGCGTTGATTACGAAGAGGCTATTTATTCTATACTTCACAAAGAGATTGGACTTGCCTTTTCGGAAGGATTAACCAACAAGCGTTTTACCATTATTAGAACCAAAAGTGCAAGCATTGCAAAGGAAAAGATGCTTAAAATGATTAACGGTTATGCAAAAAAACAACAACGCACATTAGCATATTACAAGCGAACATATCAGCTCGACAAAGAAACTAGTTTCGATATTTTTCGATTACCTGAAGATCGCATTCCAGAAAAGTTATTTGGAAGCTTCTTTACGGATGCCTCATCGTCTTATTTCACCTTTATTGAGAATTACATGATAATGGGCCCGAGCATCGCTTCCTTATCGGAATTCATTCAGGAATCAGTTTTGGGAAAAACGCTTGACACCAACCAAAGCTATCAGGAAAACAAGGAGTATTTATCCAACAAAGCAAACTTCTATTTTTATACCTCAACACCAAAGGCGAATGCTTTTATTTCAAGCTTTTTAAATGCTGATTTACAGAAAGAGATAAAAAACAACAAAGAAAGTGTGAACAAATTTCAGGCAATTGGCTTACAGCTAAGCTCAAATCGAAATTTGATTTACAACAATTTATTTATTGAATACGACCCAGTTCTGGAATTAGCTCCTCAAACCGATTGGGAATCGAGACTAGACACTTGTTTTGCACACAAACCATACCTGGTTCAAAATCATTACACTAAAGAGAATGAAATTCTGGTTCAGGACATAAACAACCAGCTGCATCTTTTGAATCCTTCAGGACGTGTTTTATGGAAAAAAGAACTGGAATCTCAAATTATTGGTAAAGTTCATCAGATCGATTTGTTTAAAAATGGAAAGCTACAATACCTTTTCACAACGAAAAATAGACTTCATTTGGTCGATAGAAATGGAAATAATGTCAATAATTATCCTGTAAAGCTTAAGGCAGAAGCAGTTCGTGGCGTTTCTATTTTCGACTACGATAAAAATAAAAACTACCGCTTTTTTATTCCTTGTAAGGATCGAAAGATATATGCTTATACCAAAGAAGGAAAATCATTAACTGGTTGGAACTCTTCTAAAGCTGAAAATGAAATAACTTGCGAGATTCAACATTTTAGAATTAAGAACAAAGATTACATTGTATACGCTGACAAGTATAGATTCTATATTTTAAACCGTCGTGGTCAAGAGAGAATTAAACCAAAAGTGCAGTTTTCAAAATCAGTAAACAATCCTTTTTATCTTGAAAAAGCAGTTGGTAATATCAGCGACAGACTGGTAACGACGGACAACAATGGAAACATTTATTACTGCTATTTAAATGGTAAAGTTGAAAAGAAATCTTTTACACAACTTTCCGAAGCTCACTTTTTTACTGCGGCCGACCTAAATGCCGATGGCAAAAATGAATACCTTTTTGCAGATTACAACTTCTTGAAGATATTTAATGCAGCTGGGAAGCAAACATTAGATCAAAAATTTGACTCTAACATTAGCTTTAAACCCAATGTTTATCAATTCTCCAGAAGAAATATTGAAATTGGAATTTGTCTAGAAGACGAAAATAAAATATTCCTTATTGATCCAGCTGGAAACAAGCACAAAGGATTTCCCTTAAAAGGGAATACGGAGTTCTCGATTGGATTTTCTAAAACAGGCGATAAATCCTTTAACCTTTATGTTGGAGACAATCGAAACTTCCTTCTAAACTATTCCGTACAATAAGCGCTTTATCAGGAATAACGAGTCATTCATCTATTAAGAAAATCAACTCAATGAAGTCTTTGATTATCTAACCATGTGAAATAAATGCTTGTTATTTAAGATTGTACGATTAGGGTTTGTGCTCCATAAATCGGTACATCTTAAAAAAATGTATATTTAATTAAAACGACTATGATACTTAAATTTAAATCTCTGATCCCTTTTCTTCTTGCCAGTATTTTAGCTTTATCAACCCAATCTTGTTTCGATGGAGACGATTACGATATGGATAAGCTATCTGAACAAGTTGACTGGACTCCGAACATGATTGTCCCTGCTGGTTACGGTACTTATACTTTATGGTATTTATTGAACCAACATGAGGCCGACCCTGCCGATCAAACCATCATGTTAGATGCTGAAGGATTTTTACACATTAAGTATTTGGAAGAAGATATTTTCACTTATAATGTTGCTGATGTTTTGGATTTTCCAGCTCAATCGGCCCTTAACTTATCTTATTCTTTACCAAGTTTTGGTGTTGGAATAGATTACGGATTACTACCTACATTCTCTCCTCAAACCGATCAAATTCAAATTACAACAGGCGGCTCAACAGCTATCACGCTATATGAGTTAGATCTGAATGCGAACCTCAGATTTCTTATCTCGAATCCGTTAAATAAATTTGTAGATCTTTCAGTTTCGATTCCTAACGGAACAGTGGGTGGAGCAGCTATTAATGAAGTATTTAATTTAGATCCCAATCTTCCGAATCAAGAAAAAATATTAAACCTAGCAGATCTAAATTTACTTTTCAATACACCATATACCACCAATAACGATATTGATATTGTTTTCAACATTACTGTTATTGATGATGGTGGATTAGTAACCAGTTCAGGAGATCTTGGAATTAATCTTGAAGTTCAGAATATAGATTTTCAATTGGCGCAAGGCGATTTTGGCAACCAAAGCATTCTTCTTGATGCTGGAAATATTGATATGGATGTTGATTTTTGGGATGATATAGAAGGAGATTATCAATTTGCCAATCCTCAAATATCTCTGCAAATGGAAAATTCGGTTGGTGTTCCTTTTCAAATAAATGCTGACATAATTGGCTACGCATCGGATGGAACTAGTGCTGCATTAAATCCTGATGCATTGCAACCAAACTATCCTAATGCTGTTTCAGCAACTAATCCATTGGCGATTGATGCAATAACAGAAATCATTACCTATGATAAAAACAACTCCGATATTGTTGATCTAATGGCTTTACCTCCATCAGACAGATTAGAGTACATGGGCGATATTACCTTAAATCCTGTAGGTGCAATTGCTCCTACCCCAACAACTCCAAACCTAATTAGTAATAATTCAGCTATTGGTGTTGATATTGAAATTGATATTCCTTTGGATTTTACAGCGAACAAACTAATGCTGAGAGATACAATTGAAGATCTTGACATTAGTGATGCTGATAAAATAATGAATGCAGCTGTAGTTATTGTTACTGAAAATGGATATCCGCTTGACGTAATGATTGATAAAATTTACTTTACGGATGCAGCCTACAATATAATTGATGAAATTACAGACAATGAGGTGATAGATGCAGCTACTGTATTTACCACGGGAGCAAAAATTGGTGAAGTTGATCCTAGTTCTATTAAGGAAGTTGAACATCAAATTAAATTGACTCAAACACAGATCGAAAATCTAAATAAAACCGAAAACCTAATTATTAACGCTAGTGTGAGCACAAGTAATGGTGGAGTTCCCGTTAAATTAAAGGGAGATTATGAATTGAAATTCACCCTCTCTGTTCAGGCACAAATCGACCTTAATAACTAATCGCACTAACCATTACCGACCATGATTAAATCTATTAGTAAAACTATTTTAGCTGGATTATTCTTTTTACTGCTTGCAGTTCCTGCATCGGCACAAAAAATGAACAGCACTTTGTATTTTTTGCAAAATGCTCCTCAAGCAAATCAATTAAATCCAGCGATTCAACCTGAGTGCAAAGTATTTGTTGGCTTTCCAGCATTAAGCTCTGTTTATTTAAATTATAGCAACAGTAGCTTTGGCTACAATGATATTATTACTGATGGAACAGGTATCAGAAAAGATTCTTTGGTAGTTGATGTCAATGGTTTCCACGATGCCTTAAAAACAACCAATTTTATATCAGAACAATTCGAATTGACCCTTTTCGCACTTGGAATTCGTGCTAAAAAGTACTTTTTCACTTTAGACATTATCGAAAAACAAGATACTCGCTTTAGCTTCGACAAAGAAATGATCACTTTTCTAAAAGACGGTAATTACGATTTTAGAGGACGTACTTCCAACTGGGGAGGCCTTGGTTTAGATGCAAGTTATTATCATGAAGTTGCGCTTGGCGTATCTAAACAAGTCAATGATAAATGGACTGTTGGGATCAAGGGGAAAATTCTATTCGGTATTGCCAATCTTCACATGGAAAATTCGGACATGTCCGTTTTCACCTCCGCTACAGGAAATGAGATTGTACTCAAATCAGAGCATCTCCTTCGTGCTTCCATGCCAATTAATCAAATTGGAATCGATTCTGATGGTTTCGTAAATGATGTTGATATTGACGGGAATGATTACGATGCAGATTTCTTCACAAACACAAGTAATAAAGGTTTTGCTGTCGATTTGGGTATGACCTATCAAATGGACGAAAAAACTCGTTTATACGCAAGTATATTAGATATTGGATCTATTAAATGGAAAACAGATGGTCACGAATTTTCTCAAGATGGTTCGTTTACCTGGACAGGTGCAGATTGGTCTCAATCGGGAAATTCAAATGATCCTAACTACGAAGAAATAGAAGATGTTTTCGAAGATTTAAGTGATTCTATTGCTGATCAATTTCGAGTTTCGAACAATATCGATAGTTATTCTGTTGGCTTGCCAACAAAAATCTATTTAGGAGGAACGCATCAACTAAATAAAAAGCTTAATGTTGGTGCATTAAGTCGTACCGAAATATTTAATGGGAAAGTACAATCGGCATTAACTTTTTCGGCAAATGCTCGCTTCTTTAAAAACCTAAGCACATCGCTTAGTTATTCGGTTGTAAACAATTCTTATAATAACATAGGATTCGGCTTATCAACCAAATTAGGTCCAACACAGTTTTATGTTGTTAGCGACAATGTTATGGCTGCAATTAAGCCAAACAGTGCTCATTTGGCAAATATTCGTTTTGGTATCAACTTCCTATTTGGTTGCAGAGACAAAACAATAACAAAGAATTCTTGCTCTTTCGAGGATGAGATTAAAAACGAGAAAAAACGTTTATACAAATAGAAAATATTTTAAGAAACTCCCTATGGGGGTATTTACATTAATTCAAATTCAGGACTGCCTTTCGAGGCAGTCTTTTTTTTGCTTCAATTCGAAATTTTAAACACAAAATTATTTGTAAATCTTGCGTTAGGGATTATAGTGGAAACCCCACAGCGAAGAATGAGTGAGGAGTTGCAACGAAAAGCCCGCCCGAAGGGAACGCCCAAAAGACAATGCCAAAGAACTGCTGAAAAAAAAATGAAATGCTTATATTTGTCCTTCAAAATAAAGTAAGATTATGAAATTTATATTAATTGCAATAGGGGTTTATTTCCTGATCAAATATTTATTTAGAGCTTTTTTTCCAGTTATTGTGAAGAAGACTTTTGATAAAATGCAACAGCAACAACAAAATCAACAACAGCAATACCAACAGAAACCAGAAGGTGAAGTAACTGTTGAAAAACCTTCCGACACAGCGGGAAACCCACACAAAAAAGACATTGGCGACTATGTTGATTTTGAAGAAGTGGATGATTAGTTCATCTTATGACCTCAGTGTTAAGATTACCAATTAACTAGAGCGTTAGTTGGCATTTTTTTGTACTTTTGCTACTTGCTTTATCTTAAAGCTGTTTTATAATGCCTAAGATATCAATACCAAAATTTTTAATAAACCTCAAAATATAAGATTTATGGCTCAGGAAGATGTTTTCAAAAAACTGGTAGCTCATTGTAAAGAATACGGATTCGTATTTCAATCATCAGAAATTTATGATGGTTTATCTGCGGTTTACGATTACGCACAATTGGGTGTTGAACTAAAAAACAACATTAAAAAGTATTGGTGGGATTCAATGGTAAAACTACACGAAAATGTAGTGGGTATTGATACTGCTATTTTTATGCACCCTACCATTTGGAAAGCTTCAGGTCACGTTGATGCTTTTAACGATCCATTGATTGATAATAAGGATTCGAAGAAGCGTTACAGAGCTGATGTTTTGATTGAAGACTTGATGGCTAAGTATGAGGCTAAAATGGATAAGGAAGTTGCTAAAGCGAAGAAAAAGTTTGGCGAGAGTTTCGATGAGGCTCAATTCCGTTCTACAAATCCTCGTGTGTTGGCTAACAAAGCTAAGATGGATGCTGTGCATGCTCGTTTTGTTGAAGCTTTAGATAAAAATGACTTAGAGGAGTTGAAGCAAATTATTATCGATAATGAGATTGCTTGTCCTATTTCAGGAACCAAAAACTGGACTGATGTACGTCAGTTTAACCTGATGTTCTCAACGGATATGGGTTCTACGGCAGATGGATCAAGCAAGATTTACCTTCGTCCGGAAACGGCTCAGGGTATTTTCGTAAACTACCTGAATGTTCAGAAAACAGGTCGTATGAAAATTCCTTTCGGAATTGCTCAGATTGGTAAAGCTTTCCGTAACGAGATTGTTGCTCGTCAGTTTATTTTCCGTATGCGTGAGTTTGAACAGATGGAACTTCAGTTCTTTGTTCGTCCGGGCGACGAAATGAAATGGTTCGATAAGTGGAAAGAGACACGTATGAGCTGGCACAAAGCTTTAGGTTTTGGCGAGGATAAATACCGTTTCCACGATCACGATAAGTTGGCTCACTATGCTAACGCAGCAACTGATGTTGAATTTAAATTCCCATTCGGATTTAAAGAAGTTGAGGGTATTCACTCTCGTACTGACTTCGATTTGAAACAGCATCAGGAGTTCTCTGGTAAGAAAATTCAATATTTCGATCCTGAATTGAATAAGAGCTACGTGCCTTATGTGGTTGAAACATCAATTGGTGTTGACCGTATGTTCCTTCAGATTATGTCTGAGGCATATCAGGAAGAGAAAGTTGAGAAGGAGAATGGTAAAGTTGACGAGCGTGTGGTATTGAAATTGCCACCAGCACTAGCACCGGTTAAATTGTGTGTTATGCCATTGGTTAAGAAAGATGGTTTACCAGAAAAAGCTCGTGAGATTATCAACGATCTTAAGTTCGATTTCAATTGCCAATACGATGAGAAAGACTCTATTGGTAAGCGTTACCGTCGTCAGGATGCTATTGGTACACCTTTCTGTGTAACTTTAGATCACCAGTCGTTGGAAGATAATACGGTTACTATTCGTCACCGCGATACAATGAATCAGGAGCGCGTTGAAATTGCTAAATTGTATGACATCATCGAAAATGAAGTAAGCATGAAAAAATTATTCAAGCAATTGAAATAATATTTTCTTACAGATATACTAATGGCCATTCTCTTGAGGATGGCCTTTTTTTATTATTAGAATTCATGAATTGGTTTTGGGTAGGTATTTTTTAGAATTGTTATCTTTAATCATCCAGAACAAACCCAATCTAATATGGCAAAACTCAAATTCGCAGGCATACAAATCAATACTATTGATGCAAAAACCATTCAAGAACGGGATGCAAATTTAATGCATGCAAGCCAACTGATTAATAAACTTGAAACTGTTGATTTAATTGTACTTCCTGAGCTTTTTACCTGCGGTTATTCCCGTGAATCTTTTACCAATTTGAATATATTGGCCGAGGATGAAAAAGGAAAGAGTTTTGAGGTTTTTTCGAAAATAGCCTTAGAACGAAATTGCTACATCTGTTTTGGTTTCCCCGAAAAAAAAGATGGCAAATATTACATTTCTCAGGCAGTAATTAATCCACTAGGTCAGCTTGATGTTATCTACTCTAAGCAACACATGGCACAGTTTGGCAACTCAATGGAAAAGGAGTTCTTTGAGCGTGGTGATGAAACCATCAGCTTTGAAATCAAAGGAATTAAAATCGGTATCATGATTTGTTACGACATGCGTTTTCCTGAACTAAGTCGAAAAATGGCATTAGAACACGAGATTGATTTCCTACTTCATCCGGTTGCTTTCTCGAAGGACAACAGCTTCCCTAGCTGGCCGCATTTTGTAATCACCAGAGCACTCGAAAATCAAATCTACCTACTTAGTTTAAATCGAGCGGGAGAAGAATATGGAAATTCTCAATTTTGCCCTCCTTGGATCGATTACAACACCTCTCCTACTATTTTAAAGGATAAGGAAGATATTATCATTGGGGAAATAGATACTGATATAATCCACAAAGTACGTGAAGAATATCGCTTTAGAGAAGACAGGAAGAGTAGTTATTAATTAATAATGATAAATTATCAAAGATCTTCTGCTTTTTCACCCCTCCGTCTTCGCTCCACAATATTTTAGGGAACCCCTAAAAAGAGGAAGAAGCTTTTCGAACAACCAATAAATATCTAGTCAACTCTCAATCGTAGCAGAGGATCGGCATGAGCAACGCAAGTGGGGCCCCATAGGTGAAAAAAGCGGAAAATAGAAATGCTGTTGAGAGAGGAACGAACGAAACGATCTATTTCTATTCGCTTTTGAACCGTGATGGGTCACTGAGGTGCTGAGCCGTAGATTTTTGTTACTTTTCATCAATGGAAAAGTAAAAAATAATATTAACTGATGAATTTTACTTTCAATACTATGTCTTCTTAATTTACTCTTGTTGCATCCCTTCGTCTTGGCTCCGTGAAAAATTTCGGGATCCCAATAGGGAGAAGGGTGTTCATATCTAATCAGAACAATATTGATTCATATGTAATTAAATATTATTTTAGCCTCACTTAAACACAATCACACTAAATCACACACTAACAATGAAAAATTTACTCAGCCTGCTACTAATACTAGTAGTATCTACATGGCAATCTGCAGCTTGTACTACTGCGGTTATCTCTGGTAAACACACCAAAGACGGTCGCCCAATGATCTGGAAACTACGTGATACCGAAAGTTTCGAAAACAAAATGAAATACTTTACCGATGGAAAATATCCTTACATCGGCATGATCAATTCTAATGATGAAAAAGGAGAACAAGTTTGGGGTGGCTCCAATTCAGTTGGTTTCGCGATCATGAATTCTGCTTCCTTCAACGTAAACATGAGCGATACAACTTCTTTTAAGGATCAAGAAGGAAAGTTCATGAAGCTTGCACTACAGAAATGTGCTAACCTAGAAGAATTTGAGCAATTGCTAAAAGATCGCAAAAAACCAATGGGTCTAGCTGCACACTTTGGCGTATTGGATGCTGATGGCAATGTTGCTTTTTACGAAGTAAACAACCAAACATTTACAAAGTTTGACGCGAATGATCCTGCTCAAGCACCAAATGGCTACATCCTAAGAACCAATCACTCGTTTACTGGAAAAAAAGACATTGGCTATGGTTTTATCCGTCTTCAAACGGCTCAAAATATTTTTTATCAAGCCGATGCTTGCGGTAATATGAGTGCTCAGACAATCATTCAGAATTTTTCAAGATGTTTAAAGCATCCTGTATTGAAAAGAGATTTCAGAAAAGAGTTTGAGACTGTTCCTTATGGTCAAAACTTTGTAAACTCAGGAGATTTAATCACTCGTCATGGTTCATCATCAATGATCTTAATTGAAGGAATTAAAAAAGGCGAAGAAGCGAATATGAATACAATTTGGGCTCAAATAGGATTCCCAAATACTTCAATTGCACTACCTGTTTGGGTAAAAGGAGGCGCAAACCTACCAAAAGTACTGCAAGCTGATGGAGGTGAAAATTGCCCTTTAAATGCAATGGCAATGGAACTAAAAAACAAATGTTACCCTATTAGTCGTTCGGCAGGTTATAAATATTTAAATATTTCTGAGCTGATTAATTCAGACAAAACGGGGATTATCCAGAAATTGGAATATGCCGAAAAAGAGCTATTCAAATTTACTGAACTGAATCAAGAAAAGTGGCGCTCAAAGAAAGTTTCAAAACAAGATATTGAAGAATTCTACAATTTATTGGATAAATTTACTCTAGACACCTATGGTGGAATACTTGATGCAAAGGAATATCTAAAAATTAATAAGTAAATAAGAATTGAGTATTTAAGTTTCTCTTATATTCAATTCTTTGGAAAATTAGACATCTTACAACTTATAAGTACCCAATACACTTTAAATACTTTAGGTACTAAAAAATATTAAGTGAAGCACAGGACAAAATTGTTCTGTGCTTTTTGTATTTTAGAGCCTTAAATTGAGAATTACGAATTAGCAATTACGAATTACAAAATGAATTTTAAGTCAATATTTAAGTCCGCATTACCACATTTGGTATCCATTGTTGCCTTTATTATTATAGCATTCATCTATTTCCAACCAGCTTTGGAAGGGAAAGTGTACAAAAAAGGCGACTCGATAAATGCTTGGGGAGGGAAAAAAGAAATTATCGATTTTCGAAATGATACAGGCGAAGATCCACTATGGACCAACTCTATGTTTGGCGGAATGCCAGCCTATCAAATCAATGTCGATTATCAGGCAAAAGACATGTACTTCTTTAAGCAAATTATGGAGCTGCATACGCCTGATCCGGTTCGCTATTTACTACTATATCTTATCGGATTTTATATTCTGATGCTTTCACTTCGAATAAACCCTTGGCTGTCTTTAGCGGGAGCTATAGCTTATGCCTTTTCGACCTACTTTATCATTATTATAGGTGCTGGTCACCTTTGGAAAGTAAATGCGCTGGCTTTTATACCACCAGCTTTGGGCGGTATTCTCATGGTCTTTAGGGGGCGTTATCTGTGGGGTGGACTATTGGCAACCTTCTTCCTAATTATGGAGCTCTATTCCAACCATGTTCAAATGACTTATTACTTTGTCATCATGGTTTTCTGTATTGTGATATTCGAATTCTATCATCAATTAAAACAAAAGAACTTAGCCCATTTCTTTAAAGCTATTGGTGTTTTAGCCATCGCATCTATTATTGCACTGGGTGTTAATTTCACCAACTTATACAACTCATACGATTACACGAAATCAACAATTCGCGGGAAATCAGAACTTACTTTAGGCGATAAAGACAACAAAACTGCTGGAGTAGATAAAGATTATGGAACTTAATGGAGTTATGGTATTCAAGAAACATTAAGTTTTCTTATTCCTAATGTAAAAGGTGGAGGCGGTTCTCCGCAAGAAGGCATGCAAGTGTTGAACTACATTAATAGTGGCCAAATGAAAAGTGTTGGCGACTATTACGGATTAGAACAAGTTGACAACCATCATTATTGGGGAAATCAACCTTTTACAGTTGGGCCTGTTTACATCGGAGCAATCATTGTTTTTCTTTTCTTTTTAGGCTTATTTATTGTTGGTGGTCGCTTAAAATGGGGATTGTTAACTGCAACTATTCTGGCAATAATGCTCTCGTGGGGACATAATTTTCAGGGATTAACAGGAATCTTTTTCGATTATGTTCCTTTGTACAATAAATTTAGGGCTGTTTCATCAATTCTTATTATTGTTGAGCTTTGCATGCCTCTATTGGCCATACTTGCCGTTAAAAAAATTCTCGAAGAACCAGAAGTTTTAAAAAGCAAAATAAACATCTCATCTCTAAAAGTAAATGTACTCGTTATTCCTGCAACATTAACTGCTGGACTTGCCTTATTACTTTACCTATTACCTACTTTAGGATTAGATTTTCTGAGTGAATTCGAGCAAGGTTATTTCCAACAAATCAGCCAAGCCAATCCGAGTGCAATAGCATTTATTACCCAAATCCAAAACGACTTGGTGGATGCTAGAATAGCTATTTTTAGAGCAGATGCCTTAAGAACGATCCTTTTCATTGGCCTTGCCTTGATTGCTTTATTCGTTTTCTACAAAAAATACATCAAAACAGAACTTTTTATTGTTGCGCTTATTGTTCTTGTTGTGGCCGACTTGTATCCAATCAACAAGCGATTTACTACAAATGACAATTTTGTTGATAAGAAAGATTTGAATTTGGCTTACATGCCAACCATGGCTGATTATCAAATTCTTCAATCTGAAATAAAGAAAAAACCTGAGCTGCAATCAATCGTTAAGGATGCGGTAACGAAATATACACGTGAGCATAAAAAGTCGAGTGATTACGAAAAAGTAGCTGCACAGCTTTGGGCAGTAACCTACAATACGAATTATCGTGTTTTTGAAAAAGCAGGTTCACCATTCAAAAATGCACGAACTTCTTACTACCACAAGTCAATAGGAGGTTATCATGGAGCTAAATTGCGTCGAATTCAGGAATTGTACGATTACCACATCGAAAAAGGCAATGTGAAAGTCTTAAACATGCTTAACGCTCGCTACCTAATTACACAAGGAGAA contains:
- a CDS encoding DUF4834 family protein, with translation MKFILIAIGVYFLIKYLFRAFFPVIVKKTFDKMQQQQQNQQQQYQQKPEGEVTVEKPSDTAGNPHKKDIGDYVDFEEVDD
- a CDS encoding carbon-nitrogen hydrolase family protein, whose protein sequence is MAKLKFAGIQINTIDAKTIQERDANLMHASQLINKLETVDLIVLPELFTCGYSRESFTNLNILAEDEKGKSFEVFSKIALERNCYICFGFPEKKDGKYYISQAVINPLGQLDVIYSKQHMAQFGNSMEKEFFERGDETISFEIKGIKIGIMICYDMRFPELSRKMALEHEIDFLLHPVAFSKDNSFPSWPHFVITRALENQIYLLSLNRAGEEYGNSQFCPPWIDYNTSPTILKDKEDIIIGEIDTDIIHKVREEYRFREDRKSSY
- a CDS encoding glycine--tRNA ligase, whose translation is MAQEDVFKKLVAHCKEYGFVFQSSEIYDGLSAVYDYAQLGVELKNNIKKYWWDSMVKLHENVVGIDTAIFMHPTIWKASGHVDAFNDPLIDNKDSKKRYRADVLIEDLMAKYEAKMDKEVAKAKKKFGESFDEAQFRSTNPRVLANKAKMDAVHARFVEALDKNDLEELKQIIIDNEIACPISGTKNWTDVRQFNLMFSTDMGSTADGSSKIYLRPETAQGIFVNYLNVQKTGRMKIPFGIAQIGKAFRNEIVARQFIFRMREFEQMELQFFVRPGDEMKWFDKWKETRMSWHKALGFGEDKYRFHDHDKLAHYANAATDVEFKFPFGFKEVEGIHSRTDFDLKQHQEFSGKKIQYFDPELNKSYVPYVVETSIGVDRMFLQIMSEAYQEEKVEKENGKVDERVVLKLPPALAPVKLCVMPLVKKDGLPEKAREIINDLKFDFNCQYDEKDSIGKRYRRQDAIGTPFCVTLDHQSLEDNTVTIRHRDTMNQERVEIAKLYDIIENEVSMKKLFKQLK
- a CDS encoding DUF5723 family protein — protein: MIKSISKTILAGLFFLLLAVPASAQKMNSTLYFLQNAPQANQLNPAIQPECKVFVGFPALSSVYLNYSNSSFGYNDIITDGTGIRKDSLVVDVNGFHDALKTTNFISEQFELTLFALGIRAKKYFFTLDIIEKQDTRFSFDKEMITFLKDGNYDFRGRTSNWGGLGLDASYYHEVALGVSKQVNDKWTVGIKGKILFGIANLHMENSDMSVFTSATGNEIVLKSEHLLRASMPINQIGIDSDGFVNDVDIDGNDYDADFFTNTSNKGFAVDLGMTYQMDEKTRLYASILDIGSIKWKTDGHEFSQDGSFTWTGADWSQSGNSNDPNYEEIEDVFEDLSDSIADQFRVSNNIDSYSVGLPTKIYLGGTHQLNKKLNVGALSRTEIFNGKVQSALTFSANARFFKNLSTSLSYSVVNNSYNNIGFGLSTKLGPTQFYVVSDNVMAAIKPNSAHLANIRFGINFLFGCRDKTITKNSCSFEDEIKNEKKRLYK
- a CDS encoding DUF3352 domain-containing protein yields the protein MLKKILSSFLIVFLLAIIVLGYLYLQKQKVYKGVDPFSAIPVNSEMIIQFESLEQLISKLENNTGVWQELSKFDDIANINKNLQFLDSLVSNFSSEGAFSLDRSFTMASHLQGKNEIEYLYILPITDYLEEKKLQNSIINWVGLESPVKERSYHNTTLFSIPLKDPKAKGIHFAFSKGLFVASRSMLLVENSLRQLSTENSISKSKGFEQIRRTVGKNVDANLFFNLKTYPKQVSLSLDKQYSKFIRNYTNLANWTELDLSFRNRIILLNGFTYSDPQQGNLMNLFLQQEPVKMEMESIIPSSTSILSILGIDDAPLHKGKYRKFLDQMGKLSEYQKNINEIKKKTGVDYEEAIYSILHKEIGLAFSEGLTNKRFTIIRTKSASIAKEKMLKMINGYAKKQQRTLAYYKRTYQLDKETSFDIFRLPEDRIPEKLFGSFFTDASSSYFTFIENYMIMGPSIASLSEFIQESVLGKTLDTNQSYQENKEYLSNKANFYFYTSTPKANAFISSFLNADLQKEIKNNKESVNKFQAIGLQLSSNRNLIYNNLFIEYDPVLELAPQTDWESRLDTCFAHKPYLVQNHYTKENEILVQDINNQLHLLNPSGRVLWKKELESQIIGKVHQIDLFKNGKLQYLFTTKNRLHLVDRNGNNVNNYPVKLKAEAVRGVSIFDYDKNKNYRFFIPCKDRKIYAYTKEGKSLTGWNSSKAENEITCEIQHFRIKNKDYIVYADKYRFYILNRRGQERIKPKVQFSKSVNNPFYLEKAVGNISDRLVTTDNNGNIYYCYLNGKVEKKSFTQLSEAHFFTAADLNADGKNEYLFADYNFLKIFNAAGKQTLDQKFDSNISFKPNVYQFSRRNIEIGICLEDENKIFLIDPAGNKHKGFPLKGNTEFSIGFSKTGDKSFNLYVGDNRNFLLNYSVQ